The following nucleotide sequence is from Ferruginibacter lapsinanis.
ATTTACTTCCAAATATTCTCGGACCGATATTGGTTATCGGAGCCAGTAATTTTGCCACAGCAATTATTGTAGAGGCCGGATTGAGTTTTTTAGGAATAGGCGTACAACCACCACAGCCAAGCTGGGGATTGATGATTAAAGAGAATTATAATTTTATCATCACACATAATCCGATGCTGGCAATCATTCCGGGATTAGCAATTATAGTGCTGGTTTTAGCTATCAATTTATTGGGTAATGGTTTGAGAGATGCTGTGGATGTAAAGACCACCCCCTCCGCCCCCTAAAGGGGGAACTGCGAAGAGTAAAATATTTTGAAAGTTTTGTCTTTAAAAATGTTAAACAAAATTATTAATTTAACGAAAGAAAGCCCCTTTAGGGGGCGAAGGGGGTTAGGGGGTAGCCACCTGTACATTTCTGTTAAACCCTTCTTCTAAAGAGATCAACGTTTCGGTTCTTTCAATACCTTTTATCTTTTGCAACTCATCATGCAATACATACCTTAATTGAGAAATATCTTTACAAACGATTTCTATGAACATACTGTAATTTCCGGTGGTGTAATTCAATCTAACAATTTCGGGTATACGCTTTAGCTCCTCTGCAACATTATCATACAAACTACTTTTTTCCAGATAGATACCTACAAAGGCGGTGATATCATACCCCAGTTGTTTTATATCTACATTCAGTTTTGTACCTTTAACTATTCCAAATTCCTGTAGCTTTTTGATACGGACATGTATGGTACCCCCACTAACAAATAGCTGTTTACCCAGATCTGCATAAGAGATCTCAGCAGTTTCCATCATTGCCTGAATGATCTGCAGGTCTAATTTGTCAAGATTCAATTTTGCCGCCATATTATTATTTTATATTTGATATTATTCATCGTAATTAACAAATATTTGAATAATTTCTATAATTTCAAAATAAATGATAAAATATTTTTAAAATAATGGCGTTTATTGTAGATTTGCACTATCAAGTTCTTTAAGATTGTGGGGTGATGAAATTTTTGGCAGACATGCCCTCTTGTCTCGGGGGTGAAGATCACAGGATAAATATAGCATAGAGCCGGGAGCAATCCCGACCAGGGTCGACCACTGAACTTTGTGCTACAACTAACTGCTTCGTGGAGGTTCGATCCCTCCCCCTACAGCAAAAGCCTTCGTTTTCAACGAAGGCTTTTTTTATTTCTATGAAGATCTGAAATCTATTCAAAAAAAATTATTCAATAATTATCTGTTGATTGTATACCAATTTTTTATTTTGAAACTGTACGCTATACACTCCGGCTCTGAGTGTAACAGGTAAACTGATATTCTGATTCAACGATCCTCCTGTATGACTGATTGCTTTTGTGTAAACCATCTGTCCTAGACTGTTATAGAAAATCAATGTATAATTACCTTTTTCAACATTGCTTAATTGTAAAGTAATTTGCTTTTGTGTAACAGGGTTTGGATAAATATTTACTGCAATTATATTTCCAGTAAGATCTACCCTTACAATGGTACTATAGGTAGCAGATGCAGCATCAATTAATTTCAGCCTGTAAAAATTTGTACCGTTAGCAGGATGTGTATCTAAAAATGAATAGACCGATCCTGATATATTTTTAGCAACTACTACGCCTATTTTAGTAAAGTTTATTCCGTCGGTACTTCTTTCAACAACATATGTCAACATATTGTTTTCATAGCCTGCTTTCCATGATACAGCAATACCCATTGTTTTTTTAACTGCGGCCAATTCGTATAACCTCACCGGTACAGCCTTATTAGACGAAACGGATCCTTGCCTTCCATTATAGTCTGTTACGGTTAAAGTATACAATGTATTGTCTGCACAATTGATCACAATAGACTTTGACGTAGCTCCACCTGGTATCCATTGATAAGCTGCATAATTGATAGGTGCAGTTGAAGGATACACGCTAATGCCGGGTTGTATGAAATTGGCAGGCCTGTTTGATTTAGAAATATCTCTGGCACTATCACTTAAGTCTTCGTCAAAACGGTAATATAAGCCCAATCCTGTACTCCAGGGATCAACAATTGAGTCCTTCGTTTTCAGTATTGCTGCCGCATCTCTTTTTGCACCCCAGGCACGGAACTCATCCATCTCTCCCTTAAATCCAAACTGACTACCTAATCCGCCCAAACAAAAATCAGGGAAGATGCCTACACCCAAAGAATCGCTGTAAAAAACATTGATAGTGTTTTCGTTGGTTGGTAGCGTTCCCTGCAATTGGCCGTTAATGTAAACATGCATGGCAGAATCGTAATAAGCCGCAGCCACATGTGTCCACACATTCGGAACTATATCAATAGCAGAACTAAGCTTATAATCTGTAAGTGGTAATGTGTACCCTTTCGTGAACTCATACACCAACTTGCCATTTTGAATAGACAATCCAAAGAAACCGTGGGTCTTGACAGTATCCCTCGTAAATATGTATTGTGTTCCCGTTACCGAAGTTGGTTTTATCCATACTTCAAAGGAGGTAACAAAATTAAATCTGCTACTATTAGGAATGGATAACACATTATAATACCCGAGGCCACCGGCTCCTTTTTTTACATTTTTAATACGACCGAAATTAGTACCATCGAACCTGATGGCATTATTACCGGCACTATTTGCAGACAACGTTAATTGCCCGTTCGCACAATCGCTTCTGGTGATGCCGGGTTCAGGAGTTCCTTCATACACTAAATGCAAAATGTACAAGGTATCATCATTCAGTGTTTTATTAACAGCAAGATATGTAGCGGTATCTGTTGGTGCAGTAAAGGTTCTGCCTTTCCATATAAAAGGTAAGGTTGTGGTTATATAACTCTCCATTTTATACGTAATGGCTTTAGTGGTTATTGTCATAGGGGCAGTGCTTACACCGTATTGATTAGCTGCTATAATTGAATAAGCAGTGGAGGTATTGTTTGCATAAATAGTACCTATGGAAGAGTAATTCGCTCTGGGTGTACCAACAACGGCACCGCTGCTATCCAAACGTATTCGTTTATCAAAATCCTTGAAGTTTACTGTTCCCTGACCGACACTGAATACCCCATAATTATCCATGAACGGAATAGAACCAACACCATACACATTAACGGTGTAGAGTATTCCGGCAGAACTGTTAACGATCGATACTTTTCCATTATCGACTCTGAAGATCTGGTCTTTGTATTGGTCAAAAGTACGGCCGCCGCCGAGGGCGCCGGTAAGTGCAGTTACGTTTTCGGCTGTATCTACTCTAAGTAGATTACCATTGGCCATCACATACACATTATCGTTAGTAGTATCTATTGCTATACTGGTTATAGTAGGTATCGTTGCATCTACCCCATTTCCGGGGATAAAATTTGTACCAAAAGATATCCCACTTTTACCAATACCTGATAGGTGCCCATTCGGTTTGATCTTTACAAGATCATTGCCCACATTGCGATACATATATATGTTTCCTTTTGAATCGGCCTTCATGTCTTCGGGCCCAAAATCGAAATATGGAGTGTTATCCAATTGCTGTTCCACAGACTGATTGGTAGAAAGGTTGAACCTCGTAAGTGTAAACAGATTTTGAGTACGCTGACTATGAATAATTAAATTGTTATCCGGATCAACTGCCAAACCATCTATACTAAAGAAATAAGACAAACCGGGTAAATTGTTTACAGCCCCATCAGGCGTTATTTTTTTCACATAACCAGGTATTGAGTTTGTCCCCACGTACAGATTTCCCAACTTATCCATCGCCATCGCAGTTACTGCAGCGCCGGCATCGGCAAAAATTGTCCATACCCCTGAGCCGGTTAATTTAAAAATTTGATTATTGCCGAATACCCTGGCATAGTAAGCGCCATCAATGCCTTTAATGGTTTTGATATGATCACCGGGACCATTTGTAAAGCTGATCACCGCCTCTCTCTCTCCCAATTTCATTGCAGGCACAGCAGTGCCTGTATTGGTCATAGCAATAGGCGGTGTAATGGTTTGCTCCCAATACAGGATAGTATCTTTTGTTGCATAACTGATATCGGGCAACAGATCGGATATGCTCACGGTCATTGAAAGCACACTATCGCATCCGACACTATTTGTCAGAATGATTGATTGAGTACCGGGCTGGTTAAAGGTTAATCCTCTCCATTTATAAGGCAGGTCTGATTGATTGAGGTTTACATATTGGTTTTGATAAGACAGTTTCTTAATGGTCAGGTTCAGATAAATAGTACTGTCGCAACCAACCGCATTTGTGTACACTTTACTGTATATACCTGTTGAATCATACGTAACTCCATACCAAACATAAGATCCGCAAGCGGTATCGGTAGTGGTAGGGCCTGTAGTACTGTATTTAACGGTAAGATGCATAGTTACAACACTATCACAACCTCCTCTGTTTTTTAGGGTACGGGTATGCGTTGTGCTGGTGGTGTACGTGCTATCATTCCATACATATTGATCACATGCAATTTGTGTAAATGATGTAGCCATTGTATTACAAACAGCAATGATAATGTTGATACTATCTGCTCCTGCATTGTTAAAAGCACGAATGGTATAAGTAACAGGTTGCAGCAGCGTATCTGCAGGCGTACCACTGATGATACCTGTTGTTGCGTCAAACAACAACCCATTGACCAATGCAGGTTGAATGGTATAATGGATAACTGCCCCGCCTGTTTGTTGCGGAGCAATTGGTACTATTGGTACATTGGGCGTCAAAATATTCGGCGATGGATATGATACTTTAGGGCTGATAATTACATTCGCTGTTACAGCACTGTCGCAGCCAACAGCATTTACAAAGTGAACAGTTTTAGCGCCCTCACTTGTTATCGTAATTCCATTCCATGCGTAAGGTATCTCAGACTGGTTTAACAGTAAAGGTAAAGTTGTAACAGATAGATTTCTGATGGACAGTATCAGGTTTGCGGTACTGTCAAAACCATATTGATTTTTTAAAGTAGCCGATTTATTTCCGGGTGTGGTATACTCCACTCCATTCCAGGTAAAAGGTCCGCAATTATCTATAGTAGTAGTGGATGAGGTTGGTTGACCTACAGATAGCATAAACGTTGAAGGTATTGCACCCTGCTGCTGCCTGGTAACCGTATACGTTGTATAAGGACTTAACTGTGTAGGCGTTCCCGTTATAACCCCTGTATTGAAATCTAATAACAATCCCGATGGTAAGTTTGGCGTTATAGAACAGCCGTTATTAGGATTGTCCGGCCCCGGTGTATAGTTACCTTCAAACTGCGGAATGATAGGTTGTATAGCCTGATTAATTGCTAAAGTATTCGTAGGCGGATAATTAACATGGAATTGCACTTTCAGTACCAAGGTAGCGATACTATCACAGCCTTCTGCATTAGTTAATGTAACTGAATAGGTACCACCGGGTGAAAAATTCAAATTGTTCCAGTGATATGGAAGCGCACTCGGTATCACTTCAACAATGGTTGTAGAAGCAGTAGCTTTTTGACGAAATTTAAAAGTGATCAAGCTGTCACAACCTGCAGCATTGATTGCATGAACAGGGTAATTGCCTGTGTTGTTGTACACCACTCCACGGTAGGTAAAAGGGCCACAGTAAGCAGTGTCTACTACCGATGTGGTAGCCTGCTTAACAAAAAGATTTAAAGTAGCGGCACTATCTGCACCATACTGATTGTACAAATGTGCTGTTAACGTATCGGTCTTCGTAAACGTTAGTCCGTTCCAGTGATAAGGAAGCTCAGTTGAACAGATGGTTGTATTGGTGGTGGAGGCACTGGGTATATTAATCGCAATAAATAAATTAGTTGTATCGCTACCAAGTGAATTGCTGCCGGTAACCGTGTACGATTGAGTGGCCATATTGACGATATCAATATTATAATCTTCAAATTCACCATAGTCCAAATGATTGTCGTGAAATGTTTTCTCCGAGTTAAAAGCATTAGATATTATAGCATTAAAATTGGGATAAAATGATAACGCTTGCTCTGATGTTCTATACACACTATATAGCTGACCGACATCATTGTAAAAATAGTAGTATCTACCTAAGGTAGCAGCCTCTACGGCATAGATACGCATTTTGGTTACACCGGCTTTTGCCGTAACGGGAATCTTTAAATTAGCAATTTCGGAATGAGCATCTCTTTGCGGAGCTGCAGAAGTATATACCCTTTCGCCTGCATCATCAAAATCTCCATCTCTGTTTAAATCAATATATACGGCGTAGGAATTCATATAATTCAGGAACGAACCGTATGCATTTAAACTTGGCACCCCAAGGGCATTAGACAATTTGATTGAATAAGGACTGTTCGTAAACATTTTGATCGGCCCCAATCCGCTAAAATCGGTATAAGCACCCGGTGTACCCGTGCCCGTGCCGGCACTGCCCACTAAACTCTTAAAGGCGGAGTTGTTTTCAAAAATGGTATTCTTATTACCATCCGATATTTTAACTCCTGTAAGATCTGCCCCCTCATCTGCTTTCAGCGTCCATGGAGCAACCGTTGTAGGTGCGGTTCTTGGACCAATGGCAGGTAAGAGCTGGTTGGTCAATGTTGTTGGTGTACCCGTAATTACGCCTGTTTGAGCATTGAAAGTAAGCCCGGCAGAAAGTGGAGGGCTAATGGAAAATGCATCCACTGTTGAGCCTGCTGTGGTAGGAACAATAGGTGTTATTTCCTTTCCCTGGCTAAGCAAATAAGGTTCGCTGCTGTAATGAAAATCCGGCTTTGCATTTAGGGTGAGCACCACTACACTATCGCAACCAACGGAACTTTGGAGGGTAGCCGTTGCCGTGCCGGAATTGTTCAAAGTCTGTCCATTCCAGCGATAAGGCAGTTGATCAGTAGAGATGGTTATATTCTCATAAGCGGTATCGGGCACTTTCGGACAAGCCACCACTTCGATCGTAATAACCCCGTTTACTATACAAGCACCCTGACTGTTGATCGCTGAAATGGCATACGTTGTGGGAGGCCATGCCACCAGTGGAATGCCATAAAAAGAACCATTATTCTCGTTCATTCTAATGCCCAGAGGTAATATAGGAATGGGCAATTGAGTTTGATCCAATTCTCTGAAAGCAGATGTTATAACAAATTGTGCCGGAAAAGTGCTTATATACCTAACATAATTGTAATCACTCACATATATACCATGCCCCGTAGGGTCGATCGCAATACCAGTCGGTTTAACCAATTTTGATTCATCAGGATCAAGGTTCAGCTTGGCCAATAAATAATAAAACTGCATGGCAAACTCTGCAGGGTTCAATGGGTTATAAGATCCCGGATTCCCGGCCAGTGTAGTAACATGCTGGTTTTTATCGATCTCCCTAACGGTGTTGTTATTGTAATCAACAACAAATAATGATTTAGAGTCTTCATTGAATGCCAGAGCTGTAGGACTACTGAACTTTGCATTACTGGCATTGTCGTCATCTCTAAAACCCGGATCACCATTACCGGCATAGGTAGTTACTTCGCCATTATGGTCGATCTTTCTCACCCTGTTGTTCCCGGCATCGCCTACATAAATATTCCCCGTAGTATTATCAAAACAAATACCACTGGGCTGATTAAACAAGGTATCATGACCATTACCACCATTATCAAATCCTGCCACCCCTGATTTTCCTGCAATAATTTTCCAGCTGCTGGCATGGCCATCACTATCAAATGTAGCTTTTACAATGATATTTTTTCTGGGATCAGCTATGTATAAATTACCATTATTGTCTACCGTTAGTGCACCCCATACATCCCCTGTCAATACACCTCCTACCGTCCAATCTAATAAATACCAATCTCCATCAGCATTTTTCCTGAGCAACACTTTCTCGGACGTATCTGCAGGATTTACCATACTTGCATAAATGATCTTTTCATGATTAGGGTCGATAGCGAAATAGATTGTTTGTGTGCAATCGTTGCTTAGATCCTGCAGATCTCCGTTATGATATAATTTAACCGTGGTCGGAGCTTCCGCAAAAGTCTTATCAGAAACATCATTGAATTTCGGCATTATTGCCGGTGTTGATTTGAATGTAAAAAATCCATTAGCACTTTGCGGACTCCCCCCTAGTGTAACAGTAGGAGCACTGGTATAAATAGTTCCCGATTCTTTAGAAATGGCAACCCCTTTAGCTCCTTTAAAATAAAGCAGCTCTCCGTTACGTATATTTTCGGCAGTTACATCGAGCATGCCGGCAATTGGTTTAGTGTATCCTTTTATTTCAGGAGAACCTCCACCCCAAAAATTGGGCGTCATTAATCCGGGAACATCTGACACATCAATACCGGTGGCCAATTTAATAACACCTGCTTCAGGAAACGGAATAGGTTTGAATCGTTCTAATGGCGAACCTATTACCGGCGTGCAGGTATCACAGGCAGCTTTTGTAATACTGGAATAATTGTTTACCAGGTATTTGATAAATGGCGGCAGATTAGCCGGCTGTGCATATACGTTGGATATACTTAAAAATAAAAAGGCGGTAAATACCAACCTGAAGGTCAATTTGCTCTTGTAAACTTTTTTCATTCCCGGTTAAATTATTTATAAGTGTGTACTATTGCTTAAACAATGTGGAT
It contains:
- a CDS encoding Lrp/AsnC ligand binding domain-containing protein is translated as MAAKLNLDKLDLQIIQAMMETAEISYADLGKQLFVSGGTIHVRIKKLQEFGIVKGTKLNVDIKQLGYDITAFVGIYLEKSSLYDNVAEELKRIPEIVRLNYTTGNYSMFIEIVCKDISQLRYVLHDELQKIKGIERTETLISLEEGFNRNVQVATP
- a CDS encoding LamG-like jellyroll fold domain-containing protein, which codes for MKKVYKSKLTFRLVFTAFLFLSISNVYAQPANLPPFIKYLVNNYSSITKAACDTCTPVIGSPLERFKPIPFPEAGVIKLATGIDVSDVPGLMTPNFWGGGSPEIKGYTKPIAGMLDVTAENIRNGELLYFKGAKGVAISKESGTIYTSAPTVTLGGSPQSANGFFTFKSTPAIMPKFNDVSDKTFAEAPTTVKLYHNGDLQDLSNDCTQTIYFAIDPNHEKIIYASMVNPADTSEKVLLRKNADGDWYLLDWTVGGVLTGDVWGALTVDNNGNLYIADPRKNIIVKATFDSDGHASSWKIIAGKSGVAGFDNGGNGHDTLFNQPSGICFDNTTGNIYVGDAGNNRVRKIDHNGEVTTYAGNGDPGFRDDDNASNAKFSSPTALAFNEDSKSLFVVDYNNNTVREIDKNQHVTTLAGNPGSYNPLNPAEFAMQFYYLLAKLNLDPDESKLVKPTGIAIDPTGHGIYVSDYNYVRYISTFPAQFVITSAFRELDQTQLPIPILPLGIRMNENNGSFYGIPLVAWPPTTYAISAINSQGACIVNGVITIEVVACPKVPDTAYENITISTDQLPYRWNGQTLNNSGTATATLQSSVGCDSVVVLTLNAKPDFHYSSEPYLLSQGKEITPIVPTTAGSTVDAFSISPPLSAGLTFNAQTGVITGTPTTLTNQLLPAIGPRTAPTTVAPWTLKADEGADLTGVKISDGNKNTIFENNSAFKSLVGSAGTGTGTPGAYTDFSGLGPIKMFTNSPYSIKLSNALGVPSLNAYGSFLNYMNSYAVYIDLNRDGDFDDAGERVYTSAAPQRDAHSEIANLKIPVTAKAGVTKMRIYAVEAATLGRYYYFYNDVGQLYSVYRTSEQALSFYPNFNAIISNAFNSEKTFHDNHLDYGEFEDYNIDIVNMATQSYTVTGSNSLGSDTTNLFIAINIPSASTTNTTICSTELPYHWNGLTFTKTDTLTAHLYNQYGADSAATLNLFVKQATTSVVDTAYCGPFTYRGVVYNNTGNYPVHAINAAGCDSLITFKFRQKATASTTIVEVIPSALPYHWNNLNFSPGGTYSVTLTNAEGCDSIATLVLKVQFHVNYPPTNTLAINQAIQPIIPQFEGNYTPGPDNPNNGCSITPNLPSGLLLDFNTGVITGTPTQLSPYTTYTVTRQQQGAIPSTFMLSVGQPTSSTTTIDNCGPFTWNGVEYTTPGNKSATLKNQYGFDSTANLILSIRNLSVTTLPLLLNQSEIPYAWNGITITSEGAKTVHFVNAVGCDSAVTANVIISPKVSYPSPNILTPNVPIVPIAPQQTGGAVIHYTIQPALVNGLLFDATTGIISGTPADTLLQPVTYTIRAFNNAGADSINIIIAVCNTMATSFTQIACDQYVWNDSTYTTSTTHTRTLKNRGGCDSVVTMHLTVKYSTTGPTTTDTACGSYVWYGVTYDSTGIYSKVYTNAVGCDSTIYLNLTIKKLSYQNQYVNLNQSDLPYKWRGLTFNQPGTQSIILTNSVGCDSVLSMTVSISDLLPDISYATKDTILYWEQTITPPIAMTNTGTAVPAMKLGEREAVISFTNGPGDHIKTIKGIDGAYYARVFGNNQIFKLTGSGVWTIFADAGAAVTAMAMDKLGNLYVGTNSIPGYVKKITPDGAVNNLPGLSYFFSIDGLAVDPDNNLIIHSQRTQNLFTLTRFNLSTNQSVEQQLDNTPYFDFGPEDMKADSKGNIYMYRNVGNDLVKIKPNGHLSGIGKSGISFGTNFIPGNGVDATIPTITSIAIDTTNDNVYVMANGNLLRVDTAENVTALTGALGGGRTFDQYKDQIFRVDNGKVSIVNSSAGILYTVNVYGVGSIPFMDNYGVFSVGQGTVNFKDFDKRIRLDSSGAVVGTPRANYSSIGTIYANNTSTAYSIIAANQYGVSTAPMTITTKAITYKMESYITTTLPFIWKGRTFTAPTDTATYLAVNKTLNDDTLYILHLVYEGTPEPGITRSDCANGQLTLSANSAGNNAIRFDGTNFGRIKNVKKGAGGLGYYNVLSIPNSSRFNFVTSFEVWIKPTSVTGTQYIFTRDTVKTHGFFGLSIQNGKLVYEFTKGYTLPLTDYKLSSAIDIVPNVWTHVAAAYYDSAMHVYINGQLQGTLPTNENTINVFYSDSLGVGIFPDFCLGGLGSQFGFKGEMDEFRAWGAKRDAAAILKTKDSIVDPWSTGLGLYYRFDEDLSDSARDISKSNRPANFIQPGISVYPSTAPINYAAYQWIPGGATSKSIVINCADNTLYTLTVTDYNGRQGSVSSNKAVPVRLYELAAVKKTMGIAVSWKAGYENNMLTYVVERSTDGINFTKIGVVVAKNISGSVYSFLDTHPANGTNFYRLKLIDAASATYSTIVRVDLTGNIIAVNIYPNPVTQKQITLQLSNVEKGNYTLIFYNSLGQMVYTKAISHTGGSLNQNISLPVTLRAGVYSVQFQNKKLVYNQQIIIE